A single Lactuca sativa cultivar Salinas chromosome 8, Lsat_Salinas_v11, whole genome shotgun sequence DNA region contains:
- the LOC111915425 gene encoding phospholipid-transporting ATPase 3 — translation MKGWREASGSRQSSDSASAGTPLGIDRNLSSNTIRLGRVQPQAPGHRTVFCNDREANQLAKYKGNSVSTTKYNVATFLPKGLYEQFRRVANLYFLTISCLSFTPVSPVSPITNVIPLSLVLFVSLVKEAFEDWKRLQNDMTINNTAVDVLQDQRWESIPWKKLQVGDVVRVKQDTFFPADLLLLASTNTDGVCYTETANLDGETNLKIRKALEKTWDYLTPEKASEFKGEIHCEQPNNSLYTFTGNLLLQKQTLPIGPNHILLRGCSLRNTEYIVGTVIFTGHETKVMMNSMNVPSKRSTLERKLDKVIATLFGVLLSLCLIGAIGSAVFVNNKYHYLMLWVNGDSQQFNPSNRFVVFILSIFTLITLYSPIIPISLYVSIEMIKFIQSTKFINNDLRMYHSETNTPALARTSNLNEELGQVEYIFSDKTGTLTRNLMEFFKCSIAGGTYGSGVTEIEMGAARRNGVNVKEVQKTSNTAREKGFNFDDSRLMLGSWRNEPNPEMCKEFFRCLAICHTVLPEGEESPEKLRYQAASPDEAALVTAAKNFGFFFYRRTPTQIYVRESHVQKMGSVQDCKYEILNVLEFNSTRKRQSVVCRYEDGRLVLYCKGADNVIFERLASGNDELKKVSREHLEQYGEAGLRTLCLAYKDLSPDMYEAWNEKFIQSKSALRDRERKLDEVAELIENDLTLIGCTAIEDKLQEGVPACIETLAKAGIKIWVLTGDKLETAINIAYACKLINNDMKQFVISSETDAIRDVENRGDQVEIAQFIRETVKNELHKCHEEAQSIIHGSTGQKLSLLIDGKCLMYALDPSLRSTLLSLSLSCNSVVCCRVSPLQKAQVTRLVRKGANKITLSIGDGANDVGMIQAAHVGVGISGLEGMQAVMASDFAIAQFRFLTDLLLVHGRWSYLRLCKVVSYFFYKNLTFTLTQFWYTFQTGYSGQRFYDDWFQSLYNVIFTALPVIIVGLLDKDVSALLSKKYPQLYKEGIQDAYFNWKVVGTLACFSVYQSVVVYNFAVFSSTTGLTSAGKMLGLWDISSTAFTCLVITVNLRLLMMCNTVTRWHTISIGASILAWFAFIFIYSIVFVNKGTYFTIYVLMSTPYFYLLTILVPIVALLGDFLYQGVQRWFYPYDYQIVQEIHRHEPESIGAGLLEVGNQLTPEEERRYAFALLPREKSKHTGFAFDSPGYESFFATQQGVTVPQKAWDVIRRASMKPKRSTRDSRS, via the exons ATGAAGGGGTGGAGAGAGGCATCCGGATCAAGACAAAGCAGCGACAGTGCATCCGCTGGTACGCCGCTGGGTATTGACAGGAACCTCTCGTCGAACACCATCCGACTTGGTCGAGTTCAACCCCAGGCGCCAGGTCACCGCACTGTTTTCTGCAACGATCGCGAAGCCAATCAACTCGCGAAATACAAG GGAAATTCTGTATCAACAACAAAGTACAATGTTGCTACCTTTTTACCAAAGGGGCTCTACGAACAG TTTAGGCGGGTGGCTAACCTGTACTTTCTTACAATCTCTTGTTTATCATTTACACCTGTCAG TCCTGTTAGTCCAATCACAAATGTTATCCCACTTAGTCTTGTGCTTTTTGTATCTCTTGTCAAGGAGGCATTTGAAGACTGG AAACGTCTTCAAAATGATATGACAATAAATAATACAGCTGTTGATGTGCTTCAAGATCAAAGGTGGGAATCCATTCCCTGGAAGAAGTTGCAGGTTGGAGATGTTGTCAGA GTGAAGCAGGACACTTTCTTTCCAGCTGATTTGTTACTCCTTGCAAGTACAAACACTGATGGTGTCTGCTATACTGAG ACTGCAAATCTAGATGGTGAAACAAATCTTAAGATCAGGAAAGCTTTGGAGAAGACATGGGATTATTTGACTCCTGAGAAAGCCTCAGAATTTAAAG GTGAAATACATTGTGAACAACCAAACAATTCACTCTATACCTTCACTGGAAATTTGCTACTTCAAAAGCAAACATTACCCATTGGTCCAAATCATATTCTGTTGAGA GGATGCAGTCTACGTAACACAGAGTACATTGTTGGGACTGTAATCTTTACTGGACACGAGACAAAG gtaatgatgaattccatgaatgTTCCTTCCAAGAGGAGTACACTCGAGAGGAAACTTGACAAAGTAATAGCCACACTTTTTGGTGTTCTTCTCTCCTTGTGTTTAATTGGGGCCATAGGCAG TGCTGTATTTGTAAATAACAAGTATCACTACTTAATGCTTTGGGTTAATGGTGACTCCCAACAGTTCAATCCAAGCAACAGATTTGTG GTTTTTATTTTAAGTATCTTTACCCTTATTACACTGTATTCCCCAATTATTCCAATTTCTCTTTATGTTTCTATCGAG atgaTCAAATTTATCCAGTCAACTAAGTTTATAAACAACGACTTGAGGATGTATCATAGTGAAACAAATACCCCTGCGTTAGCACGCACATCGAATCTAAATGAGGAACTTGGACAG GTGGAGTACATTTTTTCTGATAAAACGGGAACTTTGACAAGAAACTTGATGGAGTTTTTTAAATGTTCAATTGCTGGAGGGACTTATGGATCTGGTGTTACTGAAATAGAAATGGGAGCAGCAAGGAGGAATGGTGTAAATGTTAAGGAG GTACAAAAAACATCTAATACAGCACGTGAAAAGGGTTTCAATTTTGATGATAGTAGACTCATGCTTGGTTCTTGGAGAAATGAACCTAATCCTGAAATGTGCAAG GAATTTTTTAGATGCCTTGCTATATGCCATACTGTACTCCCTGAAGGTGAGGAATCCCCAGAAAAACTTCGATATCAAGCTGCATCTCCAGATGAAGCTGCTTTAGTCACTGCAGCAAAAAACTTTGGCTTCTTTTTCTACAG GCGTACACCTACTCAGATTTATGTTCGTGAATCACATGTTCAAAAAATGGGATCCGTTCAAGATTGCAAATATGAAATCTTGAATGTCCTTGAGTTTAACAG tACAAGGAAACGTCAATCTGTTGTTTGTCGTTATGAAGATGGAAGGCTTGTATTATACTGCAAG GGAGCTGATAATGTTATTTTTGAGAGATTAGCAAGTGGAAATGATGAATTAAAGAAAGTTTCACGTGAGCATTTGGAGCAATATGGAGAAGCTGGATTGCGAACTCTTTGTTTGGCTTATAAGGATTTAAGCCCAGACATGTATGAAGCTTGGAATGAAAAATTCATCCAATCAAAATCTGCTTTACGAGATCGTGAAAGAAAATTGGATGAG GTGGCGGAATTAATAGAAAATGATCTTACTTTAATTGGATGCACGGCTATTGAAGACAAACTTCAAGAAGGGGTACCTGCCTGCATAGAAACTCTTGCTAAAGCTGGAATTAAAATCTGGGTGCTTACAGGAGACAAACTGGAAACTGCAATAAATATAGCATATG CTTGCAAGTTAATTAACAATGACATGAAACAGTTTGTGATCAGTTCAGAAACTGATGCGATCAGGGACGTTGAGAACAGA GGGGATCAAGTGGAAATTGCTCAATTTATAAGAGAAACAGTGAAAAATGAGCTTCACAAGTGCCATGAAGAAGCACAAAGTATCATTCATGGTTCAACTGGACAGAAGTTGTCCCTTTTGATAGATGGAAAGTGTTTGATGTATGCTTTAGATCCAAGTTTGCGCTCAACATTGCTTAGTTTGAGCTTAAGTTGCAATTCTGTAGTCTGCTGCCGTGTTTCTCCTTTACAAAAGGCAcag GTGACAAGACTGGTGAGAAAAGGTGCAAATAAAATAACACTAAGTATTGGTGATGGAGCTAATGATGTTGGGATGATTCAAGCGGCTCATGTTGGTGTTGGGATAAGTGGTTTGGAAGGAATGCAGGCAGTGATGGCTAGTGATTTTGCTATTGCTCAGTTTCGCTTTTTAACAGATTTACTTCTTGTCCATGGCCGATGGTCTTATCTTAGATTATGCAAG GTTGTTTCCTACTTCTTTTACAAAAATCTTACTTTCACTTTGACTCAGTTTTGGTACACCTTCCAAACTGGCTACTCTGGTCAAAGATTCTATGATGATTGGTTCCAGTCCCTCTATAATGTTATTTTTACTGCCTTACCTGTCATCATTGTTGGACTCCTTGATAAG GATGTGAGTGCATTACTGTCGAAAAAGTACCCACAGCTATACAAAGAAGGAATACAAGATGCATACTTCAATTGGAAAGTTGTAGGCACTTTAGCTTGCTTTTCAGTTTATCAATCAGTAGTTGTGTACAACTTTGCTGTGTTTTCAAGCACAACTGGTTTAACCTCAGCTGGAAAGATGTTGGGGTTGTGGGATATCAGCTCAACTGCATTCACATGCCTTGTCATAACTGTCAATCTGCGTCTTCTTATGATGTGCAACACAGTCACAAGGTGGCACACTATAAGTATTGGAGCCAGTATTCTTGCATGGTTCGCCTTCATCTTTATATACTCCATTGTCTTTGTAAATAAG GGGACGTATTTCACCATTTATGTGCTCATGAGCACTCCCTACTTCTACCTGTTAACCATTCTTGTCCCCATTGTTGCCCTTTTGGGTGACTTTTTGTACCAAGG GGTACAAAGATGGTTTTACCCGTATGATTACCAAATCGTTCAAGAAATCCACAGACATGAGCCGGAGTCAATTGGGGCGGGATTACTGGAAGTGGGGAATCAGTTAACTCCAGAAGAAGAAAGGCGATACGCGTTTGCTCTACTTCCAAGAGAAAAGTCAAAGCACACAGGTTTTGCGTTTGACTCACCGGGGTATGAGTCCTTTTTCGCTACACAACAAGGAGTAACGGTGCCTCAAAAGGCATGGGATGTCATTAGACGTGCCAGTATGAAACCGAAGAGATCAACTCGAGATAGTCGTTCTTAG